In one Choloepus didactylus isolate mChoDid1 chromosome 1, mChoDid1.pri, whole genome shotgun sequence genomic region, the following are encoded:
- the LOC119529950 gene encoding uncharacterized protein LOC119529950, with protein sequence MPSACRVLAAKDGGGPACTPRLQVMGWAPQARGSPTGTQYGRVKGSQGLRSKSPRKEQPRIWGHGPNNGVPWKPPGPRNGSAGPKRTRPPQNSKEEGDQEDASLGAAAWKASWRRGIRAGLVAPGCTGCTGWRRRQSLQEEDRGGAAPGRPVGEALAAAPPQSPPRACALRRSGPCGRYSGLELITTLEVPKDLEGTGAWSGRPLWGLRERASGGPAAGRA encoded by the exons ATGCCAAGTGCATGCCGGGTGCTGGCAGCTAAGGACGGTGGAGGACCTGCCTGCACCCCGAGGCTGCAAGT GATGGGATGGGCCCCCCAGGCCCGTGGAAGCCCAACTGGCACCCAGTATGGCCGAGTTAAGGGGAGTCAGGGCCTCAGGAGCAAAAGTCCCAGAAAGGAGCAGCCCCGAATTTGGGGACATGGCCCAAATAATGGAGTTCCATGGAAGCCACCGGGCCCCAGGAATGGGAGTGCTGGGCCCAAGAGGACGCGCCCTCCTCAG AACAGCAAAGAGGAAGGGGATCAGGAGGATGCATCGCTGGGGGCAGCGgcctggaaggcttcctggaggaggggcatCCGAGCAGGTTTGGTGGCCCCGGGATGCACCGGGTGCACCGGGTGGAGGCGACGCCAGAGCCTCCAGGAAGAGGACCGAGGCGGGGCCGCCCCGGGCCGCCCAGTGGGCGAGGCCTTGGCCGCGGCTCCTCCCCAGAGCCCGCCCCGAGCCTGCGCACTGCGGCGCTCCGGCCCCTGTGGGCGTTACAGCGGCTTGGAACTTATCACTACCCTTGAGGTCCCCAAAGATTTGGAGGGGACAGGGGCGTGGTCAGGGCGGCCGCTCTGGGGGCTTCGGGAGCGGGCCTCAGGAGGCCCCGCTGCAGGCAGGGCCTGA
- the AIRE gene encoding LOW QUALITY PROTEIN: autoimmune regulator (The sequence of the model RefSeq protein was modified relative to this genomic sequence to represent the inferred CDS: deleted 1 base in 1 codon), whose protein sequence is MAGGDAALRGLLRRHRTDIAVAVDSAFPLLHALADHDVVPDDKFQETLRLKDKEGCPQAVHALLSWLLTQDAATILDFWRVLFKDYNLERYVRLQPVLDSFPKDVDLSQPRKARKPLTGPKAPALPPKPPAKRKAPEEPRATPPAAPTPRVISSPGSHPKPKTPKKLEGITEPQCLPLGNGIQTMSASVQRAVAVSSADAPGARGAVEGILIQQVFESGGSKKCIQVGGEFYTPSKFEDHSGGKIKARGGGSLKPPIRAKGAQGAAPGGGEPRFGQQGRVLVPPGPPGELQPHQKNEDECAVCRDGGELICCDGCPRAFHLACLSPPLPGVPSGSWRCPSCILGGAPRDLPRAEGPRPREPHAMTPVLLGLRTVGEEERALPREPPAGVDATPTYKPLQAPPAAGPLPTLDASALRPLLCGVPEGQQGPAAGARCGVCGDGADTLRCGHCAAAFHWRCHFPAGPARPGVAPRCKSCCGDAAPAPEEGAPAPSPARPAPGPAKVGGDAAGHEPALPRDDLETLLNEHSFDGILQWAIQSMSRPLAETPTFTS, encoded by the exons ATGGCGGGCGGGGACGCGGCGCTGCGCGGGCTGCTGAGGCGCCACCGCACCGACATCGCCGTGGCCGTGGACAGCGCCTTCCCGCTGCTGCACGCGCTGGCCGACCACGACGTGGTGCCTGACGACAAGTTCCAG GAGACCCTGAGACTGAAGGACAAGGAGGGCTGTCCCCAGGCCGTCCACGCCCTCCTCTCCTGGCTCCTGACGCAGGACGCCGCCACCATCCTGGACTTCTGGAGGGTTCTTTTCAAGGACTACAACCTGGAGAGATACGTCCGGCTGCAGCCTGTTCTGGACAGCTTCCCCAAag ACGTGGACCTCAGCCAGCCCCGGAAGGCGAGGAAGCCCCTCACTGGCCCCAAGGCCCCTGCTCTGCCGCCCAAACCCCCAGCCAAGAGGAAGGCCCCTGAGGAGCCGCGGGCCACCCCACCAGCAGCCCCGACCCCAAGGGTCATCTCCAGCCCAG GCTCCCACCCAAAGCCCAAGACCCCCAAGAAGCTGGAGGGGATCACAGAGCCGCAGTGCCTCCCGCTTGGGAACG GAATTCAGACCATGTCCGCGTCAGTCCAGAGAGCCGTGGCCGTGTCCTCTGCGGACGCCCCAGGAGCCCGTGGGGCCGTGGAGGGGATCCTCATCCAGCAGGTGTTTGAGTCAG GTGGCTCCAAGAAGTGCATCCAAGTC GGGGGGGAGTTCTACACGCCCAGCAAGTTCGAAGACCACAGCGGGGGGAAGATCAAAGCCCGCGGCGGGGGCAGCCTCAAGCCTCCGATCCGAGCCAAGGGCGCCCAGGGTGCTGCTCCT GGCGGAGGAGAGCCGAGGTTTGGCCAGCAGGGCAGGGTCCTCGTGCCTCCTGGTCCCCCTGGCGAACTCCAGCCCCACCAG AAGAACGAAGACGAGTGCGCCGTGTGCCGGGACGGCGGCGAGCTCATCTGCTGCGACGGCTGCCCCCGCGCCTTCCACCTGGCCTGCCTGTCCCCGCCGCTCCCGGGCGTCCCCAG CGGAAGCTGGAGGTGCCCCAGCTGCATCCTGGGAGGAGCCCCGCGGGACCTGCCCCGGGCCGAGGGTCCCCGACCCCGGGAGCCGCACGCAATGACCCCG GTGCTCCTGGGACTGCGGACGGTGGGAGAGGAGGAGCGGGCTCTGCCCAGGGAGCCCCCAGCCGGGGTGGACGCCACCCCCACCTACAAGCCCCTGCAGGCCCCGCCTGCTGCCGGCCCCCTGCCCACACTGGACGCCTCGGCCCTGCGCCCCCTCCTGTGTGGGGTCCCCGAGGGCCAGCAG GGCCCGGCGGCGGGCGCGCGCTGCGGCGTGTGCGGGGACGGCGCGGACACGCTGAGGTGCGGACACTGCGCCGCCGCCTTCCACTGGCGCTGCCACTTCCCCGCCGGCCCCGCGCGGCCCGG GGTCGCTCCGCGCTGCAAGTCCTGCTGCGGAGACGCGGCGCCGGCCCCCGAGGAGGGGGCGCCCGCCCCGAGCCCCGCCCGCCCGGCCCCTGGGCCCGCCAAG GTGGGGGGCGACGCTGCTGGGCACGAGCCCGCTCTGCCCAGGGATGACCTGGAGACACTCCTGAATGAG CACTCCTTCGACGGCATCCTGCAGTGGGCCATCCAGAGCATGTCCCGCCCACTGGCCGAGACGCCCACCTTCACTTCCTGA